The genomic DNA TCAAAATTAAAGTGATGTAAAAAAAAGCAACACAAATTTTGAATTTTTTATTTATGAAAATCTTGCTTATTTTATGCATTTATTTTTTTGATTTAAAAAGGATTATTGGCTTTTGGTATTATAATTTTTTACATATAAATGATTTTATTGAAATAAAAAATAGTTTAAATTAAGATAATTTTAGGAGAAATATATGGCAAAAAATACTTGAAAAATTGCAAAGGAAGCAATTGAAGCACACAATAATATTTTTATTTTTCATCACATCCGACCAGACGGGGATTGTTTAGGTTCACAATTTGGATTAAGAGAATTAATAAGAACAAATTATCCAGAAAAAAATGTGTTTGTTTTAGGAGATACAGGTGGAGTTTTTCCATTCATGAAATGAGACTTTGATAAGTTTGAAGATATACCTAAAAAGAATTTTGAAAATTCATTAGCAGTTGTTGTTGATACGAATTCTTCACATCGGATTCAATTTGTGAAATATATTTTAGATAATAACTTTACACACACCTTAAGAATCGATCATCATCCAACTGATCCAGATATAAATTATGATTACACTTGAGAAGATGCAGAGTATGCAGCTGCTGCTGAGCAAATTGGATATATCGCCATGAAAGCAAAATGAAAAGTTACCAATGAAGCAGCAAGATATGTATATTTAGGAATCAATACTGATTCAGGGCGTTTTAATTATGAGTATGTTGCAAAAAGAACATTTGATGTTGTTTCATACTTACATACTGATAATGATTTTAGAGTTTGAGATGTGAATTATGATTTAGGAAAAAGGGATGAGCGAAAAGTTAAATTTGCTGCACATGTATTACTTAATTATAAAAATGAAGGACAAGTTTTATATTTTTATGTAAGTAAGAAAATTCAAAAGAAATTTAAATTAAAAGATAATGAAGCAAATGATGTTGGAATCTTAGCAAATATTGGTGATTGTAAAATTTGAGTTTTCTTTATTGATCAACCAGATGGTACAATCCGGGTAAGGGTGAGATCAAATGGAATTTGAATCAATCATATTTGTGAAAAATATAAACCAGGTGGTGGTCATGAAGTAGCTGCTGGTGCAACAGTTCATTCAAAAGCTGAAATGAAAGCAATCATTGCAGATTTGAAAGCTGAGGTTTTAAAGCATGCTAAAAATTAGTCAAGAAAGATTAGAAATTTTTAAGCAAATTGAAAAAAAGATTCAAGAACATGAAAACATTGTAATTTTTCATCACATTCGACCAGATGGTGATTGCTTAGGTTCACAATTTGGGTTGAAACATTTAATTCAAGAAAATTTTCCTAAAAAAAATGTTTATACAATTGGTGATCCTAAAGATAGTTATTCATATTTAGATTTTAAAATGGATAAATTGCCATTGCAAAAACTTGCTAATTCTTTGGCAATTATTGTTGATGCTAATTTCAAAGAAAGATTAGAATGTCGTGAGTTTTTAGACAATAATTTCTTTGACGAAGTTATTCGGATTGACCACCATCCCAATGATGATGATTTAAATGCTTCATTAGTTTGAGTTGATGCCTTATCTCCAGCCGCTGCGCAACAACTAGCAGAAATTGCTTATTTTCTAAATTGAAAAGTTAATGCGGAAGCTGCAACATATTTGTACTTAGGAATTTATACTGATTCAGTTCGTCTAACGACAAATTTAACAAATGAAAAAACCATGTTTTTGGTTGCCTGATTATGATCTAATCAAGCAAAAAAAGATTTGATTCATGAAAATATGGCAAAAAAATATTTATCGGATATTAAAATAAATTCATTTATTCAACAAAATATGCAAATAAAAAATGGTGTTGTTTCATTTTATTTTTCTTTAGAAGATCAACATAAATTTGGAATCGAAGATCCATTGAAAGGAAATCGACCATTTCTTTTAGCATCAATTGATGATAACAAAGCATGAGCATTTTTTACCCAGGAAAAAGAAAATCAAATTCGTTGCGAATTTCGTTCAAATGGTGCCTGTGTAAGAAATGTCGCAATCAAATGGGGTGGCGGTGGTCATCATCGTGCCTCTGGAGCACAAATTAAAGACCCAAAATTAATTCCTGAAATTGTTGCTGATTTAGAACATGAAATTACACTTTTAGAAAATTATGATTAGATAATAAAAAAAATGCCAGGGGTTTGGCATTTTTATTGTTTGTTTGCAATGTATTTGTCATAAATATAATCATCAGCGGCATGATAAATTGAACGAATATAAGTAAAGTAAGTTTTATATTTTTTAAAATCACCTTTTCAAACCAATTTTTTATTGATACTTCTTGAAAAATCAATCACTAAGTATAAATCAAAAAATCCAAACTCAGCAATCCCATCAATAATCATTTGTTGCATTAACATTCTAATCCGTGGTGAATTAAGATCAATATCTTTTTTGTAATGTTTTTTTTCAATTTCAACAAAGGCACCAAAATATATGTTTAAACTTGGAATTTCTTTATCATATGCATCCAAAAACAAGTCATTAATCTTTTTTTCTTCTTCAGTTAATGGTGTGTATTCAAAAATTTTATTGACATCTAAAGCTTGTTTTGCATACTTATTTTGCGATTTTAAAATTAAAAAGATTTTAATCACAATTAAGCAAAAAATCAAAATGAAAATTGTGCCAAAAACATATGAAGCAATCACGCCACCCTTATTAATTTTTCCTAATTTTTGTGTTGCAGCTAAAAATAAAATTACTCCAATTGCTAAAAATAAAAAGATTACAACAAAACCAAAAATATTAAATAATGAATCTTTAAAATTTTTCTTTTTAATTTGATTTTCTTCCATTACAATTTTTCTCCCTTATAAGTTTTTAATCGAGGATTTTTTGCATATTGTCTTCCTGCTTTAGCAATTAATTTGCCATTTAATTTTGTAGCATCGGCACTAAAACTAATTCATATTTTTAATAATGAAGCCCCAACTCCATAAGTATCAACTGGTGTGTTTAGTTTTTCAAATTCAGCAATTTTTTTTGCATCAAAACCAGATGAAACAATAATTTTTACATGTTTGCCATTGTTTGCATCCAATGTTTCTCTTAATCTTTTAATTTGATTTGGTGTCACACCATATTCCTTGGTTTTTTCTTTTTCAAACATTTTATCACTTAATGCTTTTGATGTATCGACCCTCACACCAGCGAGTTTATTTTTAAATTTTTTTAAACAAGCTAAGGCATCCGCAATAACATCATTATGGAAATCAACTAAAGCAAAAAGTTTATCATCTAAAAAAGTTTTTTCATACGCTTCAACAGCAGCGACTGTATTTCCTTCAAACATTTGAATTAAAGCATGAGGCATACTTCCAAACATTCTTTTTTTATCAAAATTTGCTGCAGCAAAAGTTGAGTGATTTTTAATCCCTCCAACTCTTAGAGCATAAGCATCATTTAATTGATTGATATAATGATCTGCACGATCAGCCATACTTACAACATTTTTTCCATTTGCTGCTTTGATAATTTGGTATGCATTCGTTGCTATGGAACTTTGTCTTGCTAAAATCCCATCAATAATTCCTTCATAAATTCCAAAGTAATGGTAATTTCCTTCTAGTTCTAACACAACTTCTTTGTCATTGACAATTGAACCTTCTTCTAAATATCTAATTGTATATTTTGAAGTGTTTGTATGTTTTTTTAATAAGTTTAAAACTTCATTAATTCCACAAAGTTTAACATCATTATTTCTTTGAAAAAATTGCAAGGTAACAATTTCATTTTTGCGATATTTTTGTGCAATTTTTTTTGTTTTAAAAAAATATATTGAAATGTAGTTTTTTAATTTCATAAATACCTACTTCTTATTATTATTATCAAATTAATACTATAATTATAATAGTTAAATTTCAATAAATATTTAATATACAAAATAACAAGGTTAATTATTATGGATAATAACATTCAAATTAAAAATAAAAAAATTCATAAAATTTCATTTTTGCAATTTGCTGCAGGATGTATCTTTTTAATTACATTAACTGGTTTTATTAGTGTGATGTTAGCAACATTTTTCAAAGATAAAGCAATAACCAATCCTTTTTATTTGTCAGTCATTGCATTTTTTGGACTTAGTTGTTTATTTTTGGTTATAAATTCAATTTTTGGAATTAAAATTGCCTTGAAAAATAATAATAAAAAACTATTAATTTTATTTGTTTTATCAGCAATTTTAATTCTTCCCTTTGTTTCAATTTATACAACTTTTGCATCTGCAACATTGATGCTTGAGTATAAGCAATAGTCATAATTGAATCTTTTTTATCTTAATTTTAATTATGCAAATGCAACAAAATTCGCAAATAAATTAAAAAAATTATTTTGCGAATTTTTTCTTAATTTTAGTTTGTTGCAAAAAAGGATTTTTTTTGTTAGTTTATGTTATAGTTTGATAATAGATATAGTAATTAAGTTTTTAAGTTATGAAACTTACAAAAATTCTTTATTTAATCTTTAATAATGATAATTATCAATAAATTTTTAATTAGTTTATTTAGTTTAAGAATTTAGTTATAAGTTTATAAATATAAAATATTTAAAACAATATCAAATAAATTTAGGAATATCAAGGAGAAATTTTGAATGAGAAAAATTAAATGATTATTTGGATTAGGGGCAATGTCAAGTTTAATGGCACTACCACTTATTGCGGCTTCATGTAAAAAAGAAAGTTTAGAACAAGTAACAAAAGCATATAAAGACGCATATTTAGAATTTAATAATGCAATTGAAAAAGATG from Metamycoplasma alkalescens includes the following:
- a CDS encoding DHH family phosphoesterase; the protein is MAKNTWKIAKEAIEAHNNIFIFHHIRPDGDCLGSQFGLRELIRTNYPEKNVFVLGDTGGVFPFMKWDFDKFEDIPKKNFENSLAVVVDTNSSHRIQFVKYILDNNFTHTLRIDHHPTDPDINYDYTWEDAEYAAAAEQIGYIAMKAKWKVTNEAARYVYLGINTDSGRFNYEYVAKRTFDVVSYLHTDNDFRVWDVNYDLGKRDERKVKFAAHVLLNYKNEGQVLYFYVSKKIQKKFKLKDNEANDVGILANIGDCKIWVFFIDQPDGTIRVRVRSNGIWINHICEKYKPGGGHEVAAGATVHSKAEMKAIIADLKAEVLKHAKN
- a CDS encoding DHH family phosphoesterase, which produces MLKISQERLEIFKQIEKKIQEHENIVIFHHIRPDGDCLGSQFGLKHLIQENFPKKNVYTIGDPKDSYSYLDFKMDKLPLQKLANSLAIIVDANFKERLECREFLDNNFFDEVIRIDHHPNDDDLNASLVWVDALSPAAAQQLAEIAYFLNWKVNAEAATYLYLGIYTDSVRLTTNLTNEKTMFLVAWLWSNQAKKDLIHENMAKKYLSDIKINSFIQQNMQIKNGVVSFYFSLEDQHKFGIEDPLKGNRPFLLASIDDNKAWAFFTQEKENQIRCEFRSNGACVRNVAIKWGGGGHHRASGAQIKDPKLIPEIVADLEHEITLLENYD
- a CDS encoding nicotinate phosphoribosyltransferase is translated as MKLKNYISIYFFKTKKIAQKYRKNEIVTLQFFQRNNDVKLCGINEVLNLLKKHTNTSKYTIRYLEEGSIVNDKEVVLELEGNYHYFGIYEGIIDGILARQSSIATNAYQIIKAANGKNVVSMADRADHYINQLNDAYALRVGGIKNHSTFAAANFDKKRMFGSMPHALIQMFEGNTVAAVEAYEKTFLDDKLFALVDFHNDVIADALACLKKFKNKLAGVRVDTSKALSDKMFEKEKTKEYGVTPNQIKRLRETLDANNGKHVKIIVSSGFDAKKIAEFEKLNTPVDTYGVGASLLKIWISFSADATKLNGKLIAKAGRQYAKNPRLKTYKGEKL